The following coding sequences lie in one Apium graveolens cultivar Ventura chromosome 3, ASM990537v1, whole genome shotgun sequence genomic window:
- the LOC141714849 gene encoding uncharacterized protein LOC141714849 produces MCPSSEKPSGRASAKLSAAILTSVITLWILCTKHATKTSRKLVTNSSPKKLMTTISQKAIQFRQKKKVNDGETAANNSEESGGVWQRTILMGDKCQPLDFSGVIYYDSDGNKLSEVPMRSPRASPLPSYAYNSEIDRSRLGW; encoded by the coding sequence ATGTGCCCTTCTTCCGAAAAACCCAGCGGCCGAGCATCAGCTAAACTCTCCGCCGCAATCCTCACCTCCGTAATCACCCTCTGGATTCTCTGCACCAAACACGCCACGAAAACATCGCGAAAACTTGTTACAAATTCATCACCAAAAAAATTGATGACTACCATCAGTCAAAAAGCAATTCAGTTTCGACAAAAAAAGAAAGTTAACGATGGCGAAACCGCAGCTAATAACAGCGAAGAGAGCGGTGGAGTTTGGCAAAGGACGATCCTAATGGGCGATAAGTGCCAGCCTTTGGATTTCTCGGGCGTGATATATTACGATAGTGATGGAAATAAATTAAGTGAGGTTCCGATGAGGTCTCCGAGAGCGAGTCCGTTACCGAGTTATGCTTATAATTCGGAAATTGATCGGAGTCGACTCGGTTGGTGA